A genomic window from Quercus lobata isolate SW786 chromosome 10, ValleyOak3.0 Primary Assembly, whole genome shotgun sequence includes:
- the LOC115965545 gene encoding UDP-glycosyltransferase 74E2-like, with product MESKTHILLLPYPIQGHINPMLQFSKRLASKGLRVTFITTTSVRNSIQANASSSINFETISDGSEEVQIVETTYQTLERFESKVSQSLAKLIERNNRSKYPPKFVVYDSFLPWALDVARQHGLDGAPFFTQPCVVNAIYYHAYQGAIQMPFEEGSSISLPSMPSLGINDMPSFLHDTGSYPDVLKLVVNQFSNLQDVNWLLCNTFDKLEDEVVNWMASHWPIKTIGPTIPSIYLDKQLEDDKEYGLNLFKPNMDTCMKWLDTKEVGSVVYTSFGSLAALGEEQMEEITWGLKNSNCDFLWVVRESEVKKLPKNFLYETTEKGLVVSWCSQLEVLDHKAIGCFMTHCGWNSTLEALSLGVPMVAMPQWTDQPTNAKFIADVWKVGLRIKLNEKGIATKEEIELCIREVIEGKRGKEMKRNSLKWKNLAKEAMDKGGSSDKNIDEFVARLAHS from the exons ATGGAGAGTAAAACTCATATCCTATTACTTCCTTACCCCATACAAGGTCACATAAACCCAATGCTCCAATTCTCTAAGCGCCTAGCCTCAAAGGGTCTTAGAGTCACATTTATCACTACAACCTCTGTTAGAAATTCCATCCAAGCCAATGCCAGCAGCTCTATCAACTTTGAGACCATCTCTGATGGCTCTGAGGAGGTCCAAATTGTGGAAACCACTTATCAAACACTCGAGCGTTTCGAGTCCAAAGTCTCACAGAGCTTAGCAAAGCTCATTGAGAGAAATAATCGCTCGAAATACCCACCAAAATTTGTTGTGTATGACTCATTTCTGCCATGGGCTTTGGACGTAGCTCGTCAACATGGCCTAGATGGAGCTCCATTTTTCACTCAGCCATGCGTGGTTAATGCCATCTATTATCATGCATATCAAGGAGCAATTCAGATGCCCTTTGAAGAAGGATCTTCGATATCGTTGCCGTCGATGCCGTCACTAGGGATCAATGATATGCCTTCGTTTCTTCATGATACGGGGTCGTACCCAGATGTGTTAAAGCTTGTGGTGAATCAGTTCTCAAATTTACAGGATGTGAATTGGCTCTTATGCAACACTTTCGACAAGTTGGAAGATGAG GTAGTAAATTGGATGGCAAGTCACTGGCCTATCAAAACAATTGGACCAACTATTCCATCAATATATTTAGACAAGCAGTTGGAGGATGACAAAGAGTATGGTCTCAACTTGTTCAAGCCCAATATGGACACTTGCATGAAGTGGCTAGACACAAAAGAAGTTGGCTCTGTGGTTTATACATCATTTGGAAGCCTGGCAGCCCTAGGAGAAGAACAGATGGAGGAGATAACATGGGGACTGAAGAATAGCAATTGTGACTTCTTATGGGTAGTTAGAGAATCTGAAGTAAAAAAACTTcccaaaaattttttatatgaaacaACAGAGAAGGGATTAGTTGTGAGTTGGTGCTCTCAACTAGAAGTGTTAGATCACAAGGCAATTGGGTGCTTCATGACTCATTGTGGATGGAATTCGACGCTAGAGGCGTTAAGTTTGGGAGTGCCAATGGTTGCAATGCCACAATGGACAGATCAACCAACTAATGCAAAGTTTATTGCGGATGTGTGGAAGGTAGGGCTTAGGATTAAATTGAATGAAAAAGGCATTGCTACCAAAGAAGAAATAGAGCTATGCATAAGGGAAGTaattgagggaaagagaggaaaagagatgAAGAGGAATTCATTGAAATGGAAAAATTTGGCTAAAGAGGCAATGGATAAAGGTGGAAGTTCAGATAAAAATATAGATGAATTTGTGGCAAGACTTGCACACTCTTAA